One Hydrogenimonas thermophila DNA window includes the following coding sequences:
- a CDS encoding phosphotransferase: MGVKYKIEKSLLPKRYQNFSLIPTSDGVSQSVYLLGKQFVLKIFDDRSKTQIDKEIKLHQQMIKHNLLVPKIVDSFEIDGGEVLVYEQIPGNSLKETTPAQVEAIGEFLAKLHRIEFDFELDSGKYSKDSLESLVDKYNIAPIKECLDFIECNPKVDTLIHADLFRDNVKFIGNRLSGVYDFSDASMGDRYFDLGVVAISWCIDNLNLNQDKLKALFNGYSEEICLKEFVEYMKFVSLYYAATRYIGNRDYKELLEIFYNLSAKYVKKK, from the coding sequence ATGGGAGTTAAATATAAAATAGAAAAATCTCTCTTGCCAAAAAGGTATCAAAACTTCTCTTTAATCCCAACAAGTGATGGAGTGAGTCAAAGTGTATATCTTCTTGGTAAGCAGTTTGTTCTAAAAATATTTGATGATAGATCTAAAACTCAAATAGATAAAGAGATAAAACTACATCAGCAGATGATAAAGCACAATCTATTGGTGCCAAAAATTGTAGATAGCTTTGAAATAGACGGGGGAGAGGTTTTAGTTTATGAGCAGATACCAGGCAATAGTTTAAAAGAGACTACACCGGCTCAGGTAGAGGCTATTGGAGAGTTTTTAGCTAAATTGCACAGGATTGAGTTTGATTTTGAGTTAGATAGTGGCAAATATAGTAAAGATAGTTTAGAGTCTTTGGTAGATAAATATAATATTGCTCCAATTAAAGAGTGTCTTGATTTTATAGAGTGCAATCCTAAAGTTGATACTTTAATCCACGCAGACCTATTTAGAGATAATGTTAAATTTATTGGCAATAGATTGAGTGGTGTATATGACTTTAGCGATGCATCAATGGGTGATAGATATTTTGATTTAGGAGTTGTAGCTATATCTTGGTGTATAGATAATTTAAATTTAAATCAAGATAAATTAAAAGCTCTGTTTAATGGATATAGCGAAGAAATTTGCTTAAAAGAGTTTGTGGAGTATATGAAATTTGTCTCTTTATATTATGCTGCTACAAGATATATTGGAAATAGAGACTATAAAGAGCTTCTTGAGATATTTTATAATTTAAGTGCAAAATACGTTAAGAAAAAGTAA
- a CDS encoding aminotransferase class I/II-fold pyridoxal phosphate-dependent enzyme, translated as MTEFAHGGDVANFAKKIGSNLEDIIDLSSNINFIKPKIDVDFNSLKIDSYPNYEELISVIAKRYDVSSCNIELFNGASVAIDSLLRELATCRAEKVCTIYSPAYLEYKRVALKYGFKIEHINRFDDLDKEPSNGSIVIFVNPSTPDGKFYDIKPLLDLWKSKSCKVIVDESFLDFCNCGSATKYIESFENLYIVKSLTKYYACAGVRVGVVVSNKDAIQKLSLKEPLWKISSFDSAYIISALKDNSFDKRSKLANVASKEYLTKILKSSPIVKKIYPSQANFILSQLEIDASRFQSFFEPYKIMVRDCSNFDFLDSYHIRVAVKEMRDLRVLKKALDGID; from the coding sequence GTGACAGAGTTTGCCCACGGTGGAGATGTTGCTAACTTTGCCAAGAAAATTGGCTCTAATTTAGAAGATATAATAGATCTATCATCAAATATCAATTTTATTAAGCCAAAAATTGATGTTGACTTTAATAGTTTAAAGATAGATTCATATCCAAATTATGAAGAGCTTATCTCTGTAATTGCTAAAAGATATGATGTTAGCAGCTGTAATATAGAGCTTTTTAATGGTGCTAGTGTAGCAATAGATTCTCTTCTTAGAGAGCTTGCAACTTGCCGGGCTGAAAAAGTTTGCACTATCTACTCCCCTGCATACTTAGAGTACAAAAGAGTTGCGTTAAAGTACGGCTTTAAAATAGAGCATATTAATAGATTTGATGATTTAGACAAAGAGCCTTCAAATGGTAGCATAGTAATTTTTGTAAACCCTTCTACTCCAGATGGAAAATTTTATGATATCAAGCCTCTTTTAGATCTTTGGAAGAGCAAGAGTTGTAAAGTTATTGTAGATGAGTCATTTTTAGACTTTTGTAACTGCGGCTCTGCCACAAAATATATTGAGAGTTTTGAAAACCTGTATATAGTTAAATCTTTAACTAAATATTATGCTTGTGCCGGTGTTAGGGTAGGAGTAGTAGTATCAAACAAAGATGCAATACAAAAGCTAAGTTTAAAAGAGCCACTTTGGAAAATATCATCTTTTGACAGTGCTTACATCATATCTGCTCTTAAAGACAACTCTTTTGACAAACGCTCAAAATTGGCAAATGTTGCCTCAAAAGAGTATTTGACCAAGATACTAAAAAGTTCACCTATAGTCAAAAAGATATATCCATCACAAGCAAATTTTATATTATCTCAGCTAGAAATAGATGCTAGTAGGTTTCAATCTTTTTTTGAGCCTTATAAGATAATGGTTAGAGATTGCAGTAACTTTGATTTTTTAGATAGTTACCACATAAGAGTAGCTGTAAAAGAGATGAGAGATTTAAGGGTTTTAAAAAAGGCTTTGGATGGTATAGATTAA
- a CDS encoding AAA family ATPase, giving the protein MDIIKEIEIKGFKSIENQTLNLGQLNIFIGTNGAGKSNFLEALAMISASAEGGIDYKKLSSRGARLSSPEILRSSFRNVERKNYFELAIKMQDFYYNFKLNTNKESLSYFSEKLLKNNKKIAGRSRAGATLFKESIPKITQNRSIISIIQNYEGSHNNIINKLSEFAIFSPSTPILRGVASDNSFQEPLGLYGGGLAKALTDILNNNSRHELQRFFHLLDWFQSIGVTDQINTDIAPEQSILGNILVTYKDKFMKTNFNDLYAYDVSEGALYILFVLVLLIHENTPDIFAVDNIDNTLNPGLVRELMNQIVDILKKHPEKQVFLTTHNPTALDSIDLFDPNHRLFVVARNEAGKTEFKQIKPPQGTTKEEWEEKYYGLKLSEIWLSGAIGGLPKGF; this is encoded by the coding sequence GTGGATATTATTAAAGAAATTGAGATCAAAGGTTTTAAATCAATAGAAAACCAAACTCTCAATCTTGGGCAACTCAATATCTTTATTGGTACTAATGGAGCAGGTAAAAGTAATTTTTTAGAAGCTTTAGCAATGATTTCAGCTTCAGCAGAGGGTGGAATTGATTATAAAAAGCTTTCATCAAGAGGTGCTAGACTTTCTTCACCAGAAATTTTAAGAAGCTCATTTAGAAATGTAGAAAGAAAAAATTATTTTGAGTTAGCTATTAAAATGCAAGATTTTTACTATAATTTCAAACTTAATACAAATAAAGAATCTTTATCTTACTTTTCTGAAAAATTATTAAAGAATAATAAAAAGATTGCTGGACGTTCTAGAGCAGGTGCAACATTATTTAAAGAATCAATCCCTAAAATCACACAAAATAGAAGCATAATAAGTATTATTCAAAATTATGAAGGTTCACATAATAATATTATAAATAAATTGAGTGAATTTGCTATTTTTTCTCCTTCTACACCTATTTTAAGAGGTGTTGCTAGTGATAATAGTTTTCAGGAACCTTTAGGCTTATATGGTGGAGGATTGGCAAAAGCATTAACTGATATTTTGAATAATAATAGTCGTCATGAATTGCAACGCTTCTTTCATCTACTTGATTGGTTTCAATCTATTGGTGTAACAGATCAAATTAATACAGATATAGCTCCTGAACAGAGTATTTTAGGCAATATATTGGTAACTTATAAAGATAAATTTATGAAAACAAATTTTAATGATCTTTATGCTTATGATGTTAGTGAAGGAGCTTTATATATTTTATTTGTTCTTGTACTTTTAATACATGAAAATACTCCTGATATCTTTGCAGTTGATAATATTGATAATACTTTAAATCCTGGTCTTGTTAGAGAATTAATGAATCAGATAGTAGATATATTAAAAAAACATCCTGAAAAACAGGTTTTTTTAACAACTCATAATCCTACTGCATTAGATTCTATCGACTTATTTGATCCTAATCATAGATTATTTGTTGTTGCTAGAAATGAAGCAGGAAAAACAGAATTTAAACAGATAAAACCACCTCAAGGAACAACTAAAGAGGAATGGGAAGAAAAATATTATGGTTTGAAATTATCAGAGATATGGCTGTCTGGAGCTATTGGTGGATTACCTAAAGGTTTTTAA
- a CDS encoding cobyrinate a,c-diamide synthase yields MKRVAISACGSNRGKTILTTALLYHFRGNVRPFKVGPDFIDPQFHKRVALKESINLDSFMMSKEQVEWIYYHYATEEWAVIEGVMGFYDGDDRGCSTYSIARDLDTPVVMLLDGSGSYITIVALLKGLLEYRKDNTIKAVVINRVSSKSHYELIKNLISKEFHQIEVLGWIRKDLESLRDTHLGLDLRDLSKIEAISKEVLEHIDIYRLSKIAETHKKRVKNSYPFPKFKRLDKKITIVNDENFSFLYYDNLQFLKEMFKEVVVIDSTKDEAVPNDTDFLYIPGGYVESVDAYNRIKHSNSFKNSIVEHSKTKPIYAECAGLLYLSKKVDDKVMSGVLDIEFELGNRFARLGYYYNSDGVKGHAFHYTKPTVSTLKKGFDTLYKRVGSKGEVGSWATNQKKVFGTYLHTLFRVNPKIIERFFDGS; encoded by the coding sequence ATGAAAAGAGTTGCTATATCAGCTTGTGGGTCAAATAGAGGTAAAACAATACTCACTACAGCTTTGCTTTACCACTTTAGAGGTAACGTTAGACCATTTAAAGTTGGTCCTGATTTTATAGATCCTCAATTTCACAAAAGAGTAGCTCTCAAAGAGTCAATCAACCTTGATTCCTTTATGATGAGTAAAGAGCAAGTAGAGTGGATTTACTATCATTATGCCACAGAGGAGTGGGCTGTAATTGAAGGGGTTATGGGCTTTTATGATGGAGATGATAGAGGCTGTAGTACCTACTCCATAGCAAGAGACTTAGATACTCCGGTAGTGATGCTTTTAGATGGAAGTGGGAGTTACATTACAATTGTAGCACTATTAAAGGGGTTACTTGAGTATAGAAAAGATAATACAATCAAAGCTGTTGTAATAAATAGAGTCTCATCAAAGAGTCACTATGAGCTTATTAAAAACTTAATCTCTAAAGAGTTCCATCAAATAGAGGTTTTAGGATGGATAAGAAAAGATTTGGAAAGCTTAAGAGACACCCACTTGGGATTGGATTTAAGAGATTTATCAAAGATTGAAGCTATCTCTAAAGAGGTTTTGGAGCATATAGATATATACAGGCTTTCTAAAATTGCTGAAACTCATAAAAAAAGAGTCAAAAACTCTTATCCATTTCCAAAATTTAAAAGATTAGATAAAAAGATTACCATTGTAAATGATGAGAACTTCTCATTTTTGTACTATGATAATTTGCAGTTTTTAAAAGAGATGTTTAAAGAGGTAGTAGTAATTGACAGTACCAAAGATGAAGCAGTTCCAAATGATACAGACTTTCTCTATATTCCTGGTGGTTATGTAGAGAGTGTTGATGCCTATAATAGAATAAAACATTCAAACAGTTTCAAAAACTCAATTGTTGAACATAGTAAAACAAAGCCAATATATGCAGAGTGTGCAGGACTTTTATATCTATCTAAAAAGGTAGATGATAAGGTAATGAGTGGAGTTTTAGATATAGAGTTTGAGCTTGGGAATAGGTTTGCCAGACTTGGATACTACTATAACAGTGATGGAGTCAAGGGGCACGCATTCCACTACACAAAACCAACTGTTTCTACACTCAAGAAGGGGTTTGATACTCTATATAAAAGAGTAGGCTCTAAAGGAGAGGTGGGAAGTTGGGCTACTAATCAAAAAAAAGTCTTTGGGACATATTTGCATACTCTATTTAGAGTCAATCCTAAGATTATTGAGAGGTTTTTTGATGGGAGTTAA
- a CDS encoding bifunctional adenosylcobinamide kinase/adenosylcobinamide-phosphate guanylyltransferase: MIKVLYFGGQKSGKSQLAQDRALAISNEKKPYYIATYDNSFGDLQMQQRIDNHQDSRGDSFITIEESRHLNSVISSGHTYLIDCMSMWILNTISWSQDEVLQELETLSKCDANILFVLNEVGSGVIPIDKVSREFVDRTGIVGQKLTSICDEVYEVKFGLGVRLK, from the coding sequence ATGATCAAAGTCTTATACTTCGGTGGTCAAAAATCTGGAAAGAGTCAATTGGCTCAAGATAGGGCTTTGGCCATCTCTAATGAAAAAAAGCCATACTACATTGCTACTTATGATAATAGCTTTGGCGATTTGCAAATGCAACAAAGGATAGATAATCATCAAGATAGCAGGGGAGATAGTTTTATCACTATAGAGGAGAGTAGGCATCTAAATAGTGTTATTAGCAGTGGTCATACATACTTAATAGATTGTATGAGTATGTGGATATTAAACACTATTAGTTGGTCTCAAGATGAGGTTTTACAAGAGTTAGAAACACTTTCTAAGTGTGATGCAAATATTTTGTTTGTCTTAAATGAGGTAGGTTCTGGAGTGATACCTATAGACAAAGTCAGTAGAGAGTTTGTAGATAGAACAGGAATAGTAGGACAAAAGCTGACATCAATTTGTGATGAGGTATATGAAGTAAAATTTGGGTTGGGAGTTAGGCTTAAGTGA
- a CDS encoding AAA family ATPase, whose protein sequence is MKKIPIGRSDFKVLIENDEYYIDKTKYIEEFFKTDGSIVLMPRPRRFGKTLFLTTLKYFFSNQEKKEHLFKNTYIYNSDFFKNHFGKYPVIYLTFKDIRELNYDLMIEKIKGTIKVEIRRLLDSINVEEIENEIEYKVYLENILKGQASLAYYENSLKALSVLLTKYYNTPCIVLIDEYDTPIQTAYLENYYDKAINFFRNLFTAVFKDNDLYVKKALITGILKISKESMFSGLNNLRNLTILEDELSTACGFTKDETIRLMQEYKIEKELHEKAIKMYNGYIFGKDTLIFNPWSILNFVVEKKFKAYWANTSSNDFIRFLIGKSKDFRTNLEKLLKNESIEIQINENLSFRDGELYQKDNLFSFLFFSGYLKCKEKYIKTVDDEDALFCKLEPTNSECRMIFRDVIKSYVRDSFNNQDINELLQALVNGEIKLFEKLFSYLLRDSVSYFDTKNENSYHMFLLGVLTNLSYEYEIISNSEAGYGRVDIILLHKTDKEKPAIVMELKAIDEFEEEDKDDALNKAIEQIKKHSYISLVKKRGYNNILAFGLVFDGKRCWVKRI, encoded by the coding sequence ATGAAAAAGATCCCCATAGGAAGAAGTGATTTTAAGGTTTTGATAGAAAATGATGAATACTATATAGATAAAACTAAGTATATAGAAGAGTTTTTTAAAACAGACGGTTCGATAGTGCTTATGCCAAGACCCCGTCGTTTTGGAAAAACTCTCTTTTTAACAACTCTGAAATATTTCTTTTCAAACCAAGAAAAAAAAGAACATCTTTTTAAGAATACTTATATTTACAATAGTGATTTTTTTAAAAACCACTTTGGTAAATACCCTGTAATATACTTAACATTTAAAGATATAAGAGAGTTAAATTATGATCTAATGATAGAGAAGATAAAGGGTACTATTAAAGTTGAGATTAGAAGATTGTTAGATAGTATTAATGTTGAAGAGATTGAAAATGAGATTGAGTATAAAGTATATTTAGAAAATATTTTAAAAGGTCAAGCCTCACTTGCATATTATGAAAACTCCCTAAAAGCTCTATCTGTTCTTTTAACTAAATACTACAATACTCCCTGCATAGTTCTAATAGATGAGTATGATACTCCAATTCAGACAGCATACTTAGAGAACTACTATGATAAGGCTATAAACTTTTTCAGAAATCTTTTTACAGCAGTCTTTAAAGATAATGATCTTTATGTAAAAAAAGCACTAATTACAGGAATACTAAAAATTAGTAAAGAGAGTATGTTTAGCGGTTTAAATAACTTAAGAAATCTTACAATTTTAGAAGATGAATTATCTACTGCTTGTGGATTTACTAAAGATGAAACTATAAGATTGATGCAAGAGTACAAAATAGAAAAAGAGTTACATGAAAAAGCTATAAAGATGTACAATGGCTACATATTTGGCAAAGATACTCTAATTTTTAATCCTTGGAGTATCTTAAACTTTGTAGTAGAGAAAAAATTTAAAGCCTACTGGGCAAATACAAGCTCAAATGATTTCATAAGATTTTTAATAGGCAAATCTAAAGATTTTAGAACCAATTTAGAGAAGCTTTTAAAAAATGAATCTATAGAAATTCAGATAAATGAAAATCTCTCTTTTAGAGATGGTGAGCTTTATCAAAAAGATAATCTCTTTTCATTTTTGTTTTTTAGTGGATATTTAAAGTGTAAAGAGAAGTATATAAAAACAGTAGATGATGAAGATGCACTATTTTGTAAGCTTGAGCCAACAAATAGTGAGTGTAGAATGATTTTTAGAGATGTTATAAAATCATATGTAAGAGATAGTTTTAATAATCAAGATATAAATGAGTTGCTACAAGCTTTGGTAAATGGTGAAATTAAACTCTTTGAAAAACTATTTTCATACCTTTTAAGAGACAGTGTCAGTTACTTTGATACAAAAAATGAAAATAGCTACCATATGTTTTTACTTGGAGTGCTTACAAATTTAAGTTATGAGTATGAGATCATCTCAAACAGTGAAGCAGGGTATGGTAGGGTTGACATAATTTTGCTACATAAAACTGACAAAGAAAAACCTGCCATTGTAATGGAGCTAAAAGCTATAGATGAGTTTGAAGAAGAAGATAAAGATGATGCACTAAATAAGGCTATAGAGCAGATAAAAAAGCATAGTTACATCTCTTTAGTTAAAAAAAGAGGATATAACAATATTTTAGCTTTTGGACTTGTCTTTGATGGAAAAAGGTGTTGGGTTAAAAGAATTTGA
- a CDS encoding cobyric acid synthase translates to MPSNISIFGTSSDAGKSTVTLILSKLLQQRGFSVAPFKAQNVSNNARVANDNSEIAIAQYFQSEALGIKSSWHNNPVLLKSGRGNSASLIVKGQAISVQSVREYYKDLDSLKPIVKEAFLYLDKAYDIVVAEGAGSPVELNLMDKDLSNIFVAKEFNTKIILVADIEKGGVFASIYGVYNLLPKELRDSVIGVIVNKFRGDMSLFYDGVKIIEERFKIPVLGVLPYRPLNLGFEDSQSLLNYTQRKENTTKRVAIIAYPTMSNYNDFEPLIVRSDIEVDFIKSNIPLDSYDLVILPGSKLVMSDLQWLKKTGLDSRLKSRKGEILGICGGYEMMFEKLIDKDSIESSTKEMRGLGFIDDTIYFQNKKIVKRGKYRIFNKELDGFEIHNGISKKYPLFFEKGNIKGTFVHAIFEDESFKAYQKSEIDSFVKEMEKFLDIDRVIKEIV, encoded by the coding sequence ATGCCTTCTAACATCTCAATTTTTGGTACAAGCAGTGATGCTGGTAAATCTACAGTTACACTAATACTCTCTAAACTGCTACAACAAAGAGGTTTTAGTGTAGCTCCATTTAAGGCTCAAAATGTCTCAAATAATGCAAGAGTTGCCAATGATAATAGTGAGATTGCAATTGCACAATATTTCCAATCTGAAGCTCTTGGTATAAAAAGCTCTTGGCACAACAATCCAGTATTGCTTAAATCTGGAAGAGGTAATAGTGCATCTTTAATAGTTAAAGGTCAAGCTATATCCGTCCAAAGTGTAAGAGAGTATTACAAAGATTTAGACTCTCTAAAACCAATTGTAAAAGAGGCGTTTTTATATCTGGATAAAGCTTACGATATTGTGGTAGCAGAGGGAGCAGGTAGCCCTGTTGAGCTAAATTTGATGGATAAAGATTTATCAAATATATTTGTAGCCAAAGAGTTTAATACCAAAATTATCTTAGTAGCAGATATAGAAAAAGGTGGAGTCTTTGCCTCTATCTATGGAGTCTATAATCTTTTGCCAAAAGAGTTAAGAGACAGTGTAATAGGTGTTATAGTAAATAAATTTAGAGGTGATATGAGTCTCTTTTATGATGGGGTCAAGATTATAGAGGAGAGGTTTAAAATACCTGTTCTTGGAGTATTACCTTATAGACCTCTCAATCTTGGTTTTGAAGATTCTCAAAGTCTGCTAAATTATACACAAAGAAAAGAGAATACAACTAAAAGAGTAGCCATAATTGCCTATCCTACAATGAGTAACTATAACGATTTTGAACCTTTGATTGTCAGAAGTGATATTGAAGTTGATTTTATAAAGTCAAACATACCTTTAGATAGTTACGATTTAGTAATACTGCCTGGTTCAAAATTGGTAATGAGTGATTTACAGTGGCTCAAAAAGACAGGATTAGATAGTAGGCTAAAGAGCAGAAAAGGGGAGATTTTAGGTATTTGCGGTGGATATGAGATGATGTTTGAAAAGCTCATTGACAAAGACTCCATTGAGTCATCTACCAAAGAGATGAGAGGGCTTGGATTTATAGATGATACTATCTATTTCCAAAATAAAAAAATTGTTAAAAGAGGAAAATATAGGATTTTTAACAAAGAGTTAGATGGTTTTGAGATACACAATGGTATAAGTAAAAAGTATCCACTCTTTTTTGAAAAAGGCAATATAAAAGGTACATTTGTACACGCAATATTTGAAGATGAATCATTTAAAGCTTATCAAAAAAGTGAAATTGATAGCTTCGTAAAAGAGATGGAAAAATTTTTGGATATAGATAGAGTTATTAAAGAGATAGTATAA
- a CDS encoding nicotinate-nucleotide--dimethylbenzimidazole phosphoribosyltransferase, translated as MIKQITKNRGDIDRLKSKKATFMLSLSNTQTADIPGITQAGIPGVIYLTPTLDGEFVATGQVFSLTEIAETPTGVPTPALITRAIHLLNPFETIEFLNLGLKVEPKVPNTIHRFDIPPSGRIDEGANIDAKEVFEKGFKFGKEYTPDGDYVILAESVPSGTTTATTTALALGYNAEKFFSSSFKEVPNSVRKTTIEKTLSNIKDSDTIFDRLGKASDNMLIFNAGFILGCRDRFDVVLAGGTQMAGVLLVANSLAKELGIELELNNCALCTTKWVANDKNSNLKALLEMLDFKIDGYYADFDFSHSNHPALKLYDEGEAKEGVGAGGALVYGLLNGLSKEPITKEIENFLR; from the coding sequence ATGATAAAGCAAATTACAAAAAATAGAGGGGATATAGATAGACTTAAAAGTAAAAAAGCTACATTTATGCTCTCTTTGTCAAATACACAAACAGCCGATATACCTGGGATTACTCAAGCTGGAATACCAGGAGTTATATATCTGACACCAACTCTTGATGGAGAATTTGTAGCAACAGGTCAAGTTTTTAGTCTTACAGAGATAGCAGAGACTCCAACAGGAGTACCTACACCGGCTTTGATCACTAGAGCTATTCATCTGCTAAATCCATTTGAAACAATAGAGTTTTTAAATTTAGGATTAAAAGTAGAGCCAAAAGTACCAAATACCATTCACCGCTTTGATATACCTCCTAGTGGAAGAATTGATGAGGGTGCAAATATAGATGCAAAAGAGGTTTTTGAAAAAGGGTTTAAGTTTGGAAAAGAGTATACACCAGATGGAGACTATGTAATATTGGCAGAGAGTGTTCCATCTGGAACTACTACAGCTACTACTACAGCTTTGGCTTTGGGTTATAATGCTGAAAAGTTTTTTAGCTCAAGTTTTAAAGAAGTACCTAACTCTGTACGCAAAACAACTATAGAAAAAACTCTATCAAATATTAAAGATAGTGATACTATATTTGATAGATTGGGTAAAGCTTCTGATAATATGCTTATTTTCAATGCTGGATTTATTCTTGGTTGCAGGGATAGATTTGATGTAGTTTTGGCAGGAGGTACACAGATGGCTGGTGTACTTTTAGTAGCTAACTCTTTAGCAAAAGAGCTTGGTATAGAGTTAGAGCTTAACAACTGTGCTTTATGTACTACCAAGTGGGTAGCTAATGATAAAAACAGTAATCTTAAAGCACTTTTGGAAATGTTGGATTTTAAAATAGATGGCTATTATGCAGATTTTGATTTTAGTCATTCTAATCATCCTGCTCTTAAACTCTATGATGAAGGTGAAGCAAAAGAGGGTGTAGGAGCTGGAGGAGCTTTGGTTTATGGACTACTAAATGGCTTATCAAAAGAGCCTATTACAAAAGAGATAGAGAACTTTTTGAGATAA
- a CDS encoding helix-turn-helix domain-containing protein: protein MMMLSEIGEVIRIKRKEKGLKQEELAKMAGLSRTTLSKLENGYFGNISVATLDNILSILGYAIELKPRNPFCKI from the coding sequence ATGATGATGTTATCAGAAATTGGAGAAGTTATTAGAATAAAGCGAAAAGAGAAAGGGCTAAAACAAGAGGAGCTAGCCAAGATGGCAGGACTTAGCCGAACAACACTTTCAAAGCTTGAAAATGGGTATTTTGGAAATATTAGCGTTGCAACCCTAGATAATATACTTTCTATTTTAGGGTATGCAATAGAGCTTAAACCAAGAAATCCATTTTGTAAGATTTAA